One region of Pseudomonadota bacterium genomic DNA includes:
- a CDS encoding FecR domain-containing protein, with translation MNRFIAKCVGTTLAVVAIAWSGAAFADAGTAIFVYGKVYVASADGDRQALKQGDSVAEGDTVITASNGRTQLQMADGGLLALRPGTEFKIEAFQLPADEALTLAEEPRSFFVLIKGGFRSITGAIGKENKANYRVNTPVATIGIRGTDYDAIYCSADCEAYSRALGKDVSDGLYVGVNSGGVVVRTDAGSIDLDAGDYGFAKDARSAPTVSDDARNMMSSQTSAAVNSAQPAAADSAQSSVSADVGVTSTNSAGEVNDLVVGDTEGFSGSGAIAVSRFGAAGDSVVSAQGSPLRNADGAVIGFSTATSDVALVGADPVNVGQDSDRPGATNLSWGRWATGTVSESAAATTSTNIDSSVHYVSAADGSVTPVLPTTGTADFDLVGNTDPTDNRGNVGTLGSASLSADFTAQTVDADVSLSIQETAEVWNASAQDVDINTADATFAGAFDSVEVSSGGAVEQGSGDLGGFFSGNDAGEVTGAGLTFSLEQGDTTVDGSAAFQRGD, from the coding sequence ATGAACAGATTCATTGCAAAATGTGTGGGCACCACGCTTGCCGTTGTGGCGATAGCGTGGTCGGGTGCCGCATTTGCCGATGCCGGCACAGCGATCTTTGTATACGGCAAAGTGTATGTTGCGTCGGCGGACGGCGACCGGCAGGCCCTTAAACAAGGCGACTCTGTTGCGGAGGGCGATACGGTCATTACCGCCTCCAATGGTCGCACTCAGCTTCAGATGGCCGATGGTGGTCTTTTGGCATTGCGTCCCGGTACCGAATTTAAAATCGAAGCCTTTCAGCTACCGGCTGACGAAGCGCTGACACTCGCTGAAGAACCGCGCAGTTTTTTCGTGTTGATCAAGGGCGGATTTCGCTCCATCACCGGCGCGATTGGTAAAGAAAACAAAGCCAACTACCGGGTCAACACACCGGTGGCGACGATCGGTATCCGCGGTACCGACTACGATGCCATTTACTGTTCCGCTGACTGCGAGGCGTACAGCCGTGCATTGGGCAAGGACGTGAGTGATGGATTGTATGTTGGCGTGAACAGTGGCGGTGTCGTGGTTCGAACCGACGCTGGCAGTATCGATCTCGATGCGGGTGACTACGGTTTTGCAAAAGATGCGCGCTCGGCGCCTACCGTCAGCGATGACGCGCGCAATATGATGTCGTCGCAGACGTCCGCGGCTGTCAATAGTGCCCAACCGGCCGCTGCCGATTCGGCCCAATCGTCGGTGTCGGCAGACGTTGGTGTGACATCAACAAACAGTGCTGGCGAGGTTAATGATCTTGTGGTCGGCGACACGGAAGGGTTCAGCGGCTCCGGTGCCATTGCCGTTAGTCGCTTTGGTGCGGCGGGCGACAGTGTGGTGAGCGCGCAGGGCAGTCCATTGCGCAATGCCGACGGTGCGGTCATTGGATTCTCGACGGCCACTTCGGATGTCGCGCTTGTCGGTGCCGACCCGGTCAACGTTGGACAAGATAGCGATCGCCCCGGCGCAACGAATTTGAGTTGGGGTCGTTGGGCGACCGGTACCGTGTCTGAATCAGCGGCCGCCACCACCTCTACCAATATTGACAGTAGTGTTCACTATGTGTCGGCAGCGGATGGGTCGGTGACGCCAGTGCTGCCAACCACCGGTACCGCGGACTTTGATCTAGTGGGTAACACGGACCCAACAGACAATCGCGGCAATGTGGGTACGCTGGGCTCAGCGAGTCTATCTGCGGACTTCACCGCACAAACCGTCGATGCCGACGTGTCGTTGTCCATTCAGGAAACCGCGGAAGTGTGGAATGCAAGTGCTCAAGATGTTGACATTAACACCGCAGACGCCACATTTGCCGGCGCGTTCGATTCGGTTGAAGTGTCATCGGGAGGCGCGGTTGAGCAAGGATCGGGCGACCTCGGTGGTTTCTTTAGCGGCAACGATGCCGGAGAAGTGACCGGTGCCGGTTTAACGTTCAGTTTGGAGCAA